TAATATCGACAGCGAGCAATTGCCTGACTTTCTCCATGGCAAAAAGCAAGTGGTTTAAGTGAAGCTTCTCACCACTGATATTTAGCATGCTAGAACCCTTTTGGAGAAAACTTACTACCGGTGCATGGAAATAGCGACTCTCCACCTTGACGATGTCGTCAAGATAGTAGCGATAAAGGCCGTTCTCGTTAGTAATGACCAATTTATAGCTTTGCCCCAGCTCAACTTCTCCGACCATCAGCACATGAGGATCAGACTTGTCCTCTTCCTCCAGCGGGATAAACTCAAAGTAGGTGCCATTTAACGCCAAAGGACCGGCTGGGCTGTCATCGTTGGACGACAGCGTAAAAAATCCCTCACTAGCAAGATAACCAATATCCCTGCGAGGAATCTTCTTATAGCCAAGATCCAAAGCGGCCGCATGATAACCTATGCTTCCACCCAGCCAACAGCCGAGGAGGGCCAAATTTGGCCAGAGGTCGACAGCCGCGAGTTCCTCAGATTTTTCTAGTATAGACCTCAAGCCTCGCGCTAACTGCGGATTTGGCTGGAGCAAGCGATAGATCTCCGGAGAAATGCCAGCCTCCTTGGCTTCGTTTTCATTGCGAATGCTATCTGTAAGCCAGCCGTGATGAACTGCACTAATTATACTGTCCGCCGAGCTAGTAATGGTTTGCAATAGTTTTGCCAGGGTAAGCGGATTGGGCGAGACGATTAAGGACACCTCGCTCGCAATGGCAAAACGGGCAATTAGATACATACGCAATTTATAGTCGGCAATATCCAAGACTGCGTCCGGCACTGCCCGTAGTTTTCTAAAGCGAGCCGGAAGTGCACTTTGCATCATGCCCGAGAAGTTGCCAAAGGGTATTTCACCGGTGGTATGCCCCTCGCAGGCCGCACCGGTAATGAAAAGCCATTTTTCCCATGCCGCTGCAGGGTGATCGGCAACGGCTCGATAGAGCCATAGGCGGGTCAACTGCTCAGTAAGGCGGTGCCCACGGCGAGTTATGGGAATATACTTAGGCTCTGCGGTAGTGCCGCTTGTTATGGCAAACATCTTTGCCGGCTCAGTGGTAAGGACTCCGGTCTTCCCCGCTTTAACTTCTTCTACTAATGGCGCAATATCGCTATATTGGACGATAGGTACGCGCTTCTGATACTCTAACTCGCTCGATATGGAAGCGAACTGGTACTTAAGTCCATATGTTGTGTTCCGGTTTCTATGAAGTAGGCCTAACAGTAAATTGCGTTGGGAGGCTCTGGTATCCTCGGCAGCCCGATCGAATTGAGCTTGGAGACGCGGACCAACGGCGTGGAGAAATTTGGAGATTGAGGAAGCCATCTTAGAAACCGATCCTACGAACCTCCCTCGCATATCTCTCTAGCCGCTTAGGGCAGACCTCAATTCCCAAGCCTTTGCCGGTCAACAGTTTGGCGCGTCCTCCATGCGAAAAAGCTACGGGCTCTAGCGATAGGTCTGCCTCTAAAAGAAGCTCGCCGTAAGAGCCCTCTAAAAAGTCTAAGCGCGGCAAACACGCGGCAACGTGTCGGCCTGCAGCAGAGAGGATCGCAGTTTCGCCTACTTGGCAGCCAAGCTGGATCCCCAGGCCGGCCGAATCTGCCTTAGCTGCCAGCGCAAGGGTGGAAAAAATCCCGCCATTTTTTGAAAGGCGCAAGTTAAAAATACTTGTGGCTCGCAGGGCAATAAGTTCATTTGCATCCTCAAGCGCAATTAGCGACTCGTCTACTATTACGGGTATTGCTGACCGAGCAGTTAAAGCGGCCAGGGCTAACACATCCCCTCGGGGCAGGGGCTGCTCAATGGCAGCTATGCCAAAATCAGCCAAAGCGTCAATGACGCTAAGCGCCGATTCGAAGTCAAAAGCCCCATTAGCATCAATGCGGATAGAAACATGGCTCCCAACTATTTCGCGAACTAGCCGAACACGAGCTAGATCGTCGCCAACCCCAACTTTTATTTTTATTTGCGAAATGCCACTATCGCGACAAAACTCGGCAGCTTGCCTCGTCGCTCTTTCGTCAAAGGCGCCAATAACTACGGAATATTTAAGCTCCGCTCTTTGAGGGGGAAGCAGGTTAGCTAGACTTAAATTGTGCTCGCGAAGCAAGCAATCTACTACCGCAAGCTCTACCGCGCATTTTGCGGCGTTCCAGGCTATAATCCTGTCTCTGCCAATGACCGGAAGTGCTTCGCTCAGTTGACGCAGCGCGCCTAAACAATCGGCGCGGCTTGGGTAGTGCGGTATGTCAAGCGACGAGATGAAAGGAAGAAGCGTTGACTCAATATATTTGACGCTCTCCTCGGGAGTTTCCCCAGTCACATAGGGCCTAGCTACACCTTCGCCATATCCCGTAATACCGGTATCCGTAGTCAAGCTAAGGACAAATGAATCCGAAAATGCGCGGGCACTTAAACTGTGCTGAAATTTGCGCTTAAATGGCAGGGCCATAGAATAAATGCTAGCAGAAATAAACTTCATGTAAGACCAATTAATTTAGCAGCGGTTGCTTCGATTTCAATAAGCCATGCGGGGCGGCAGACCGCTGCTTTTACGTAAATAACGGGAAGTGGCCCCACCAACGCTTCAATTACGGGCTTTACAAAGCCAAAGTCCGTCGGATCGCGCAGATAGACGATTAAGCTGGAAAGATCTTCGACGCCAAAACCGCCAGCAGTGAGAAGCCCAGTAATGTTTTCTAAGGTGCGCTTTGTCTGTCCTACTACATCTCCTGGATGAACCACATTTCCTGGCACATCGATGCTTGCGGTGCCCGAAATAAACAAGAAATCGGTCTCACCCAGCTCGATGGCCGTAGCCCGTTCAAAGGTTACCCCATAGACATGGGTTGGTCCTAAGTGCTCGGGAGCACTTAGATAACGAACCCGCGGGCCGTTCAAGCTCGTAACGGCATAAGCGTCCATGGAAACGCGCGCGAACCTATTACCAGTGCTGCCTTGGATTCCGGTACTAGCAGTGTAATGGGTCTTCTCCGTCAGGTTTATTTTGTCAAAATGGGCTTTTCGGGCGCGCACTATGCCAGGGTAATCTGCATCGACATTGGGCGCGTAGATCCAGGTTCGCAGCACATTTGCCTCCGTCGTCGCTCCAAAGGGCTCAAGTTTCTTCTCCAGAAGGGAAAATATCGCAGCAGTTTGCTCCTCGGCATCGGTGTTGTCATTGGCGTTTGGATCTACTAAGCCCTGTAAGAAGATGTGAGTGACTCCGGAAC
The sequence above is a segment of the Deltaproteobacteria bacterium genome. Coding sequences within it:
- a CDS encoding enolase translates to MKFISASIYSMALPFKRKFQHSLSARAFSDSFVLSLTTDTGITGYGEGVARPYVTGETPEESVKYIESTLLPFISSLDIPHYPSRADCLGALRQLSEALPVIGRDRIIAWNAAKCAVELAVVDCLLREHNLSLANLLPPQRAELKYSVVIGAFDERATRQAAEFCRDSGISQIKIKVGVGDDLARVRLVREIVGSHVSIRIDANGAFDFESALSVIDALADFGIAAIEQPLPRGDVLALAALTARSAIPVIVDESLIALEDANELIALRATSIFNLRLSKNGGIFSTLALAAKADSAGLGIQLGCQVGETAILSAAGRHVAACLPRLDFLEGSYGELLLEADLSLEPVAFSHGGRAKLLTGKGLGIEVCPKRLERYAREVRRIGF
- a CDS encoding GH3 auxin-responsive promoter family protein, with protein sequence MRGRFVGSVSKMASSISKFLHAVGPRLQAQFDRAAEDTRASQRNLLLGLLHRNRNTTYGLKYQFASISSELEYQKRVPIVQYSDIAPLVEEVKAGKTGVLTTEPAKMFAITSGTTAEPKYIPITRRGHRLTEQLTRLWLYRAVADHPAAAWEKWLFITGAACEGHTTGEIPFGNFSGMMQSALPARFRKLRAVPDAVLDIADYKLRMYLIARFAIASEVSLIVSPNPLTLAKLLQTITSSADSIISAVHHGWLTDSIRNENEAKEAGISPEIYRLLQPNPQLARGLRSILEKSEELAAVDLWPNLALLGCWLGGSIGYHAAALDLGYKKIPRRDIGYLASEGFFTLSSNDDSPAGPLALNGTYFEFIPLEEEDKSDPHVLMVGEVELGQSYKLVITNENGLYRYYLDDIVKVESRYFHAPVVSFLQKGSSMLNISGEKLHLNHLLFAMEKVRQLLAVDIRQFRAAPNIQKLRYELFLDIGTGTVNADRLRATLDAALSECNLEYRSRRRSDRLGLPCVHFMSEKWEENMRHHDLKTGKREAQYKWPHLVSEIRPEDCTYVIQTIE